Proteins co-encoded in one Capsicum annuum cultivar UCD-10X-F1 chromosome 9, UCD10Xv1.1, whole genome shotgun sequence genomic window:
- the LOC107840853 gene encoding eukaryotic peptide chain release factor subunit 1-3 encodes MSDGLESDKNIEIWKIKKLIKALEAARGNGTSMISLIMPPRDQVSRVTKMLGDEFGTASNIKSRVNRQSVLGAITSAQQRLKLYNKVPPNGLVLYTGTIVTDDGKEKKVTIDFEPFKPINASLYLCDNKFHTEALNELLESDDKFGFIVMDGNGTLFGTLSGNTREVLHKFSVDLPKKHGRGGQSALRFARLRMEKRHNYVRKTAELATQFYINPATSQPNVSGLILAGSADFKTELSQSDMFDPRLQAKILNVVDVSYGGENGFNQAIELSAEILANVKFIQEKKLIGKYFEEISQDTGKYVFGVDDTLKVLEMGAIETLIVWENLDITRYVLKNSSSGEIVVKHLNKDQEADQSNFRDPATNAELEVQEKLSLLEWFANEYRRFGCSLEFVTNKSQEGSQFCRGFGGIGGLLRYQLDVRAFDELSDDGEVFEDSE; translated from the coding sequence ATGTCGGACGGTCTGGAGAGTGATAAGAACATTGAAATCTGGAAGATTAAAAAACTTATCAAGGCACTTGAGGCTGCTAGAGGCAATGGAACCAGCATGATTTCACTTATCATGCCTCCACGTGATCAAGTATCTCGTGTTACCAAGATGCTTGGAGATGAGTTTGGAACTGCATCAAATATTAAGAGCAGAGTGAATCGGCAATCTGTGCTTGGTGCAATCACGTCTGCTCAGCAGAGGCTGAAACTCTACAACAAGGTTCCACCGAATGGGCTTGTCCTTTACACCGGAACAATTGTGACTGATGACGGGAAAGAGAAGAAGGTTACAATTGATTTTGAGCCGTTCAAGCCCATTAATGCATCACTCTATCTTTGTGATAACAAGTTCCACACGGAAGCCTTGAATGAACTTTTGGAATCGGATGACAAATTTGGATTTATAGTGATGGATGGGAATGGCACTCTTTTTGGGACATTGAGTGGCAACACCCGTGAGGTCCTTCATAAGTTTAGCGTTGATCTTCCCAAAAAACACGGAAGAGGAGGACAATCAGCCTTGCGTTTTGCTCGTCTCCGGATGGAGAAACGACACAACTATGTGAGGAAGACAGCAGAGCTTGCAACCCAATTTTATATAAATCCTGCCACCAGCCAGCCCAATGTCTCCGGCCTGATACTAGCTGGTTCTGCTGACTTTAAAACTGAGCTGAGTCAGTCTGATATGTTTGATCCTCGTCTTCAGGCGAAGATTCTAAATGTGGTTGATGTTTCTTATGGAGGGGAAAATGGTTTCAACCAAGCAATTGAGCTTTCTGCTGAGATCTTAGCCAATGTGAAGTTTATACAAGAGAAGAAATTGATCGGCAAGTACTTTGAAGAGATTAGTCAGGACACAGGGAAGTATGTCTTTGGGGTTGATGATACATTAAAAGTTCTGGAAATGGGTGCTATTGAGACACTTATTGTGTGGGAAAATCTGGATATTACGAGGTATGTGCTGAAAAATAGCAGTTCTGGAGAAATTGTTGTCAAACACTTGAACAAGGACCAGGAGGCTGATCAGAGTAACTTCCGTGATCCTGCTACAAATGCTGAATTAGAGGTTCAGGAAAAGTTGTCACTGCTCGAGTGGTTTGCTAACGAGTACAGGAGATTTGGTTGCAGTCTGGAATTTGTCACCAACAAGTCACAAGAAGGGTCTCAGTTTTGCCGAGGTTTTGGTGGCATTGGAGGACTCCTCCGTTATCAGCTTGATGTTCGAGCTTTTGATGAGCTTTCTGATGATGGGGAAGTTTTCGAAGACTCTGAATAG